A section of the Aythya fuligula isolate bAytFul2 chromosome 9, bAytFul2.pri, whole genome shotgun sequence genome encodes:
- the KCNJ13 gene encoding inward rectifier potassium channel 13, with protein MRTDMIESNNTKSSAPLLTQRYLRMVTKDGHSTLQMDGAQGKGLAYLRDAWGILMDMRWRWMMLVFSASFVIHWLVFAVLWYVLAEMNGDLELDHDSPPDNHTICVKYITSFTAAFSFSLETQLTIGYGTMFPSGDCPSAIALLAIQMVLGLMLEAFITGAFVAKIARPKNRAFSIRFTRSAVVTHMEGKPYLMFQVANTRSSPLMSVQISAILYQEQENGQLHQTSIDFHLDSITSGECPFFTFPLTYYHSITPSSPLAALLQREAAHHFELVIFLSAVQEGTGEMCQRRTSYLPSEIMLYHRFAAVLARSAKGEYQIKMENFDKTIPEFPAVADSKSPKRTAKEIRINGQHADSFQLSETGLTE; from the exons aTGAGAACAGATATGATAGAGAGCAATAACACCAAATCCAGTGCTCCCCTCCTGACCCAAAGATACCTGAGGATGGTCACGAAGGATGGACACAGCACGCTCCAGATGGACGGTGCCCAAGGAAAAGGTCTGGCATACCTCCGAGATGCATGGGGAATATTAATGGACATGCGCTGGAGATGGATGATGCTTGTCTTTTCCGCTTCTTTTGTCATTCACTGGCTAGTCTTTGCAGTGCTTTGGTATGTGCTAGCCGAGATGAATGGGGACCTGGAGTTGGACCATGATTCTCCACCTGACAACCACACTATATGTGTCAAGTACATCACCAGTTTTACAGCTGCCTTCTCCTTCTCACTGGAGACACAACTCACTATTGGTTATGGCACTATGTTCCCAAGCGGGGACTGTCCTAGTGCTATTGCCCTGCTTGCAATACAGATGGTCCTGGGGCTCATGCTGGAAGCCTTCATCACAG GTGCTTTTGTGGCAAAGATTGCCCGACCGAAGAACCGGGCGTTCTCCATCCGTTTCACCCGCTCTGCTGTGGTGACACACATGGAGGGGAAGCCATACCTCATGTTCCAGGTGGCCAACACACGCTCCAGCCCGCTCATGAGTGTCCAGATTTCTGCTATTCTTTACCAAGAACAGGAGAATGGTCAGCTGCACCAAACTAGCATTGACTTCCACCTAGACAGCATTACTTCAGGCGAGTGCCCTTTTTTCACCTTTCCACTGACCTACTATCACTCTATCACTCCATCCAGCCCACTGGCTGCTCTCCTCCAAAGAGAGGCTGCTCACCATTTCGAGCTGGTCATCTTTCTGTCGGCTGTGCAGGAGGGTACTGGAGAAATGTGTCAAAGGAGGACATCCTACCTCCCCTCAGAAATCATGCTGTACCATCGTTTTGCTGCTGTGCTAGCCCGCAGTGCCAAAGGTGAGTATCAGATCAAGATGGAGAATTTTGACAAGACTATTCCTGAGTTCCCAGCTGTGGCTGACTCGAAGAGTCCCAAAAGGACTGCCAAGGAGATCCGCATCAACGGACAGCATGCTGACAGCTTCCAGCTCTCTGAGACTGGCCTCACAGAATAG